In the genome of Nycticebus coucang isolate mNycCou1 chromosome 12, mNycCou1.pri, whole genome shotgun sequence, the window tctgaacccgccaccctcagtatatagggccggcgccctgctcactgagccacaggcgccgccccttcttttcttttctaaaaaagagtctggctctgtctcccaggctagagtgcagtggtccaatcacagctcattgcaaccttgaactcctgggttcaaatgatcttcccacctcagcttcctgaatagctgggactacaggtgcacaacaTCATGCTCAGCCAcctctatttttttaatccaaaaagCTCCATAAGTCAAGATGGGGGTCATCTTGAGCAAGTTACATTACCACTCTTAAcccagtttcctcttctataacaAGAGGATATTAGTGGTCCCTTCCTGGGGACTGATAAGGCAAACAAGACATGGTAGTAGACATTGCTCAATTTGTTTGCCCAGTGCTCCTGCTTTCTTCCAGGTTCAGCATCTTCTCTTGGGGAACAGCCCTTCTTGTCCAATTCAAGTGTGTGGTCCTACTGCAGTTGTCAATCATACTACCATGTCCCAAACTGGTAACAAGGAAGGCCAAGGAATGGACATGGGAGCCAAACACAGCCCGTTAAAGATATTCTCCCTTTGATACCACGTAAGATTTAATGAGTAGCCCTCTTGttttctcctacctctgcccATGCAAGTTTGCCATGAAACTTTGTGGTTCTTCCCTCTAAAGACCatatttcctttaactttggAGCTAGCCATGTGACTTTCTTTGGcaaacagaataaaacagaagtAACAGTTCTGTCCAGGTGGCCTGCCGTGgtccacacctataatcctagcactttgggaagctgaagcaggaggatcgctaaAGGCCAGgttgttggagaccagcctgagcaccattgcaaggcctcatctctacaaaaatatgaaaattagctgggcatcgtggtatgcacctactcaggaggctgaggcaaaaggatcacttgatcccaggagcttgagctatgatgatgccactgcactccagcctggccaatagaacaagaccctatttctaataaaaaaacaaagaagaggaggaagagcctAGGACTTCAGATGACTGGCACCTATTTTAGACTTAAGAGGCCCTTGTCCCTGCCGTAAAATAAGGACAAGAAAAGTTCTTCCCTTGAATAGAGATCGAGGGCTGATTAAGCAtctgactttacatcttttattacTGATACTATGAAAGAAAGTCTTTATTGTATAAGAGCAGGCCAGTAAGTTAACGGGGAAGCCCACGCCTGAGATTCAATGAGGGACAAGCAAAAACTACCTCTACTAAATTGACCTTAATGAGGTGATACGAGCCGcataaaattgcatttttattataCTCCAGAGTTGTACTTGTTTAGATGTGTATGTTACCATTGTTAtatctaggccaggtgcagtggctcatgcctgtaatcctagcacactgggaggcggaggcaggtggattgcatgagctcatgagttcgagaccagcctgagcaaagctgAGACCCCCGCATACCCTCCCTGCTGCCccagcctctactaaaaatagaaaaactagccaggcattgtggtaggcacctatagtccaagctgcttggaaagctgaggcatgagaatctcttgagcccaaaggtttaaggttgctgtgagctatgataatgcttggcactcaaccccagggggacagagtgagactctgtctcaaaaaaaaaaaaaacaattgttctATCTTCTTGCATCTCATTCCCCCTTATTACTATTTTTGCAAACTAATCTGGTTCAACAGCTTTCTTCTGATGTACttatttgccatcattttcattccttttctttgctttctttttaacttttcttttgatcaaaataatatattttcccaATTTTGAATTCGTGTTAAAGAGCTCAGAACTGGGCACGGCGTTCCTATACCCTTTCCATTCAATATTATTCCAGAGCCTCCAAGAAACAGTCACTGAGATGAGATTAGATGTGCTAGCTATGTATCAGGGGTAATGTCTGTGAAGGAAAGGAGAACTGGGAAAGCCATCAGACCGTGACACGGGTCAGACTCTGAGtgaaacagagaaggaaggaaggaaggctgagGAGAAGCACCTTACGCTGGAGTACAGTTCTCAGGAAAGTTCAGCAAGGCCACTGAGGAGTCCTCAAGCCAAAGTCACCCAGAACCCATCACTGAATGTGTGCTGGGGCCAGAGTTCCCGAGGCTGCTGCCAACCAATGATTGCTGCAGCAGTGATGTTGAGACAAGACAGTACCCGGGAgacccctctcctcttctctccacatGACTCATGTGGCCTTTCCCTGTCATAGGCCTCTCTTATTTGTAGCACTTCTGGGCATCTTTTCAAACCCATGGTGAGAGGGTCCAGGCAAGTCCTGCTTTGATTTATAGGGAGGACTCTGTTCTTAGGCAACTGGTAGGAAACAGCTTAGAGCACAGGAGAAAAGAGACAGAGGGAAGACATTTAGGCCTGACCCTAGTCTAGGCGAAAGGAGTTTGTTAGCAAAAAATGCTGGTTGTCCTAATACTATTTACTAGGGCAGGAAATTCAAAGAATACAAGATAGTTTTGCCTGGAGTATCCTCTGCAAATTTCCCTTTTAGTGGCAGCTGGCAAACCAGTGGAGGATTCAAAGGTTCCGGGTTTCATGCATATCTGTCTCCAGACAGAGCAATGACTACTAAGAGCTCTAGCGCTTCTGCAGAATTCCATACCATGAAGTACTAGGGACTTAACTTCAGCCAAGGAGAAACCAGATTTCAGCAGATGACTATCACAGCCATAGAGAAACCTCAGAATGTCTCCTATGAACCATGGCCCCGCGTGTTGGCAGCACCAGACCATATAACCACCATAATTCCTCAAGCATAGTAACACCAGACGACACATCATTTTCTCAATTATGATCCTCCGTGCCTTCTAGTCCACCACATGAACagcccttcttccttttttttttttttttttttttttgagacagagtctccctctgtgctCTGGATAgactgtagtatcacagctcacagcaaactcaaattcttgggcttaagcaattttcttgcctcaatctcgcaagtagctgtgactacaggcactcgccaccacataagctagtttttcttttcttttgtagagatagagtctcactttatcaccctcggtagagtgccgtggcgtcacacagctcacagaaacctccaactcctgggcttaggcaattctcttgcttaacCTCCTGAGAgccagactacaggtgcccaccacaacgcctggctattttttgttgcacgttggccggggctgggttcgaacccgccacctttggcatatggggcctgcgccctactcattgagccatctatttttagtagaggcagggtctcactcttgctcaggcatgagccgctgcacccGGCCCCTTCTTCTGCTTTTTTGTTCGTTTGGTTTCAGCATGGCAAAAcctatttctctttctgtcttagTCTATTCAGGCTACTATGacaaaatacagagggtgcccccaAAATGCTTATGCATTGTAGGCaggggaaaaactgtattaaaattgtaacaatcAGGCCGGGTGGGTggcctgagctcaaaagttccagaccagcctgagctagagtgagaccctgtctctaaaaatagctgggggctgCCCGAGGATCACCCGCCATCATGAATGACACAGTAACTATCCGGACCAGGAAGTTCATGACTAACCGACTACTTCAGAGGAAACAAATGGTCATTGATGTCCTTCACCCTGGGAAGGCAACAGtaccaaagacagaaattagagaaaaactagccaaaatgtACAAGACCACACCTGATGTCATCTTCGTATTTGGATTCAGAACTCACTTTGGTGGTGGGAAGACAACGGGCTTTGGCATGATTTACGATTCTTtggattatgcaaagaaaaatgaacccaaacaTAGACTTGCAAGGCATGGCCTGTACgagaagaaaaagacatcaaGAAAGCAGCGAAAGGAACGcaagaacagaatgaagaaagtcAGGGGGACTGCAAAGGCTAATGTTGGTGCTGGCAAAAAGTGAGCTGGAGATTGGATAACAGGCGAAGGACTAAAGACTCTACAGTGATGTTATCTGCAGCTATTGTATAGATGTTTTCACAAGGGgattaataaagacttttcatgtgaaaaaaaaaaaaataaaaatagctgggtgctgtggtgggtgcctgtagtcccagctacttggcgcctatagtcccagctacttgggaggctgaggcaagagaattgcttgagcccacgagtctgaggtttctgtgagctatgactctctactgggccatggcactctattgggggtgacaaagcaaggctctgtctcaaaaaataaaaataaaataaaattgtaacactcaagtcacatgcaatttttgcaattacaagaggtgctcagatGTGACTTATAGTCATCTTTTTTATCAGTAtgtactgagtattacaattttaatacactttttcctttcttaaaatgtgtatacatttgaggggggcaccctctgtatcataaactgggtaacttataaacaacaaaaatttatttctcactgttctggaagcTGAGtggttcaagatcaaggcaccagagATCTGATGTCTGATGAGGGCCTGCTGTCTGGTTCATAAATGCCAACTTCTAGCTGTCTCCTCACACAGCGTAAGGGGTGGGGGTCTCctcttttatgagggcactaatctcaCTCATGAGGGCTGcaccctcatggcctaatcaccttcTCAAGACCCCACCTCCTAAACCATCACATTGGTGATGAagcttcaacatacgaatttcaGCGGGACACAAACATCCAGACGCTACCACCTTCAATACTTAAGATGACAACtccaggctgggagtggtggctcacacctgtaatcctagccctctgggcagctgaggcaggaggatcacttgagctcagaagttccagacaagcctgagcaagatcaagatccccatctctactaaaaatagaaaaaatagctgggtgtcctggtggatgcctgtagtcccagctactcaggagcctgagacaagacgatcacctgagcccagaagattagggttgctatgagctaggatgatgcctcagcactctaacgagggcaacagagtgagactatctttaaaaaaaaagaaaagatgggcggcgcctgtggctcagtcggtaaggcgccggccccatataccgagggtggcgagttcaaacccggccccggccaaactgcaaccaaaaaatagctgggcattgtggcgggcgcctgtagtcccaggtgctcgggaggctgaggcaagagaatcgcttaagcccaggagttggaggttgctgtgagctgtgtgaggccaaggcactctaccgagggccataaagtgagactctgtctctacaaaaaaaaaaaagagttctctctcactttctccttcATGAAAGGGAAGGGAtctacttccaactctctttggaggagctctaaactttctctttgttcttcttaaataaaatctctctttgtttcactaaaacttaaaaaaaaaaaaaggcatctcaGTAACGCTTTCCTGTCCCAAATGTGCTCATGCAGAAGTTTGCTCAAACCTATTTTACTGCTCATGATTTATTGTActgtgatttctctctctctcacacacacacacatttatacttACACATACCTCTGAGCTCTTTGACGGCTTGAGGGCAGGGATAATGTTTCATATACCTGATGTCTAGCATATAGGaggaactcaataaatatctattgggagggagaagggaaggaaagaggaagcctGACTGATACCGTACTCCTCTCAAGAGGGATATTTGTTACCTAAGCATtgtctgggagaaaaaaaataaaagtaaaataatttttttaaaaaggtagctATGTGCCTGAACTTTATGCAAATGTGTATCCTCAAAATGACATTAAGTAATGCTCCCTCATACCAAGTGTGAGGGTCATGGTGCATGCAGTTATTTTACCTACCTTAATGATGAGGCCAGATGAATACAGAACAGATTACACCCAGCCCTAATGCGATTACATCAGACTGACATGCCTCATTCTCATGTGTTTAATTAAGATATGTCCGTGCTTAGGAATAAGAAGCAGGCCTAATACACCatcctgaaagagaaaaaaatacctctTATTCAAAGCATGGGTCGTGTTACATCAGATTATTAAGTAGTGTTACAACATGCCCTTTGCTTTGAATTGTTCTCAATGTTCCCAAAGTGAAGAATAATGTGTAGCCAATGTTCACTTcactcagaacagaacaaccaAGGAAAACAAATACAATACTCCAGCTGCAAAAACTGAATGGAAGAATGTATTTTTATGACTATACTATGCAAACTGAGAGAGAGCAAGGCACGATGGACATGGATGCTGAGGAATGTCAAGGAACAGGCAGGGAAAGGACGTGTGCTGAAAAGTTGCCACACGTGCCCGTAAGCCAGCTTCCTCTGCTTAGGTAAATCGATTTGCACTCCTATTAGTTAACATTTTGTAGCACTGCCATTAGTTGCTGTTTTCATACATTAGCATTACACATTTGTAAAGCACTTCCAGATACGTTATTTCAGTTGATCATGACAATTTTGCAGGGAGGTTATTAGTTTCCTTTGCAAGCTTAGGGACCTTAGGCACAAAAATGATGACCCACCCCACAAGCTGGTCCTGGCCCAGCTGATGGAGCTGTCCCACGGGGGAAGAAGGCCGTGGGTTTCAACTAATCAGACCCaccttcctcccacccctccaGCAACCCCAGTGATGGGTGTACTCCCATCCAAACAGTAAGTGGCTTCGCCTGAGCCTATGCTCTGGGCCTGAATGAGAGGCTGAAAAGAAGATTTAGGGCTTAACTGTTCTTTATGGAATTGTGGCCAAAACAGGAACTGAAATACAGATACACGATAAAACTTCCCTAGGGGTttattgcacacacacacacacacacacacagtctttaATGAGCTCTTTTACTAAATAAAATTAGCAAATAGCATTTGGCCAAAGTAAGCTGGGACTTTCTCCTTTCAGGCAACTGAGGAGGgggcaaaaattaatataaagctTTTGACCAGACCCTTCTTCTCTGGGAAGGAAGAGATCTTTGAGAAACACCTGAACCTATCTGAAGAGAAAAAGCTAAAAATCAAAGGAGATTCAGACACAAGCCCATATTAAAACCTCGTTCTAGGGTTTCTGTGCTTTTCTTATGGAGAAAACAGCCTTCAGCCTTTGAGAAGTTTCCCAACCGTGAAATGTCACATCCTAGTTGTAACTTGCCATAAAAAACGGCTACTAATCAGGATAAAGCAGACCCACTGTTTCTcttcttcccaaagcaacctgATAAAGGGATTTTGTTCTTTCCATCTTGCTTCAGGAGAGACTGAGCAGCGGAGGAGTGGAGAGATGCTGCAAACATCCCAGgcctttccttctgtttttaatGAAACGCTTCCTAGAGATAATGCGGTATCATTTCTTATCATTTATTAAAATGGCAGGACGATGCTAGCCAGAAGTATTCAATCACTGTATGGTGTCTTCTAATCTAGCATAAAGCGAAAGGAAATAATTTAGGATGAAGTGTCAAACTGAGCCAGTTGGCTttgttatttttgagattttttatagaaatgag includes:
- the LOC128561366 gene encoding 40S ribosomal protein S24-like — protein: MNDTVTIRTRKFMTNRLLQRKQMVIDVLHPGKATVPKTEIREKLAKMYKTTPDVIFVFGFRTHFGGGKTTGFGMIYDSLDYAKKNEPKHRLARHGLYEKKKTSRKQRKERKNRMKKVRGTAKANVGAGKK